A DNA window from Pleuronectes platessa chromosome 19, fPlePla1.1, whole genome shotgun sequence contains the following coding sequences:
- the fsd1l gene encoding FSD1-like protein codes for MEIQKEALRRIISTLANKNKELHNFLETVDNTLTGLQEESCTVTSDLEAELEQLHSALNEKGEELRDAIKDETCRKEAELQKQLSEGKFALLSCEELLEFAHETLTIATEEEFLKAAKQIKERVTMAPAFRLTTRPAASGNMAKFTVDFSAEREGLQRLHFLPVPRPPEIDSSSCIIGDNNITVAWQPAGEADGVSGPIKCFDLEYQKTNQEISLKAAGEGCWEKICDITEPQVTISGLKFDSRFVVIRVRAKNKMAAGEFSDSVTLETRAFNFGFDASTAHAELKVHGDTVTWEPQGVKVHDPRLRVRESKSSIRSATPSPNKTAGGRAGRDRFAGESYTVLGDQEMTEGCHYWELRPLADWKSFSVGVAYQASLGRFDQLGKSAGSWCLHASQWLQTSLAAKHNNRAKALDWPLPQRIGIYCNYDNGDLLFIDVDRLRLLHSFKTKFSQPLVPAFTVWCGGITVATGLQVPSFMGNFLSTNRSLSDLSQ; via the exons ATGGAAATTCAGAAG GAAGCTCTGCGCAGGATCATCAGCACGTTAGCCAATAAGAATAAAGAGCTCCATAACTTCCTGGAAACAGTTGACAACACTCTGACGGGACTGCAG GAGGAGTCATGCACGGTGACGTCAGACCTAGAGGCGGAGCTTGAGCAGCTTCACTCCGCCCTCAACGAGAAGggggaggagctccgtgatgccATCAAAGATGAGACGTGCAGGAAGGAGGCGGAGCTTCAG aagCAACTGTCGGAGGGAAAGTTCGCACTTCTGTCTTGTGAGGAGCTGCTCGAGTTCGCTCATGAAACGTTGACCATCGCCACCGAAGAAGAATTTCTAAag gccgcaaaacaaatcaaagaaaG GGTGACGATGGCTCCGGCCTTTCGGCTGACGACCCGTCCGGCGGCGTCCGGGAACATGGCGAAATTCACCGTGGACTTTAGTGCCGAGAGGGAGGGGCTTCAACGACTTCACTTCCTGCCAG TACCCAGACCTCCAGAGATCGACTCGTCCAGCTGCATCATCGGTGACAACAACATCACTGTGGCCTGGCAACCAGCAGGTGAGGCTGACGGCGTCAGCGGACCAATCAAATGCTTCGACCTGGAATACCAAAAAACAAACCAGGAAATCTCGCTGAAGGCGGCAGGAGAGGGATGCTGGGAAAAaatctgtgacatcacagagccTCAGGTCACCATCTCAG GTCTGAAGTTCGATTCTCGCTTCGTTGTCATTCGAGTTCGagcaaaaaacaaaatggctgccggaGAGTTTTCTGACTCTGTCACCTTGGAAACCAGAG CGTTCAATTTTGGCTTCGACGCGTCGACGGCTCACGCTGAGCTGAAGGTTCACGGGGACACGGTGACCTGGGAGCCTCAAGGGGTCAAAGTTCACGACCCCCGACTCAGGGTCAGAGAGAGTAAAAGCAG CATCAGAAGCGCCACGCCATCACCCAATAAGACGGCAGGAGGTCGAGCTGGACGTGACAGATTTGCTGGAGAGTCGTACACGGTTCTGG GCGACCAGGAGATGACTGAAGGCTGCCACTACTGGGAGCTCCGCCCCCTGGCGGACTGGAAGTCGTTCAGTGTGGGTGTGGCATATCAGGCCAGCCTTGGCCGTTTTGACCAATTAGGTAAGAGTGCTGGTTCCTGGTGTCTTCACGCCAGCCAATGGCTGCAAACATCGCTTGCTGCGAAACACAACAACCGAGCAAAGGCTCTGGATTGGCCGCTGCCTCAGCGAATTGGAATCTACTGCAACTACGACAACG GcgatttattgtttattgacgTTGATCGACTTCGTCTTCTTCATTCCTTCAAAACAAAGTTCAGTCAACCCCTCGTCCCTGCCTTCACT GTTTGGTGCGGCGGTATCACCGTAGCAACCGGTCTGCAGGTCCCGAGCTTCATGGGAAACTTCCTCTCGACCAATCGGAGCCTGAGTGACCTGTCTCAGTAA